A window of Canis lupus baileyi chromosome 3, mCanLup2.hap1, whole genome shotgun sequence genomic DNA:
CGGGGCTGGGCCTCCTGCATCGACCGTAAGGCTCGCCGCGCCGGGcagcgggccgggccgggccgggcgggggaggggtgccGCGGCGGGAGCGCCCGGACAGCGCCGCACCCCGGGGCCCTGCTCCGCCCGGGTCCTCCCGCCGCGCGGGCCGCCCCTGCCGCCCCCCCTCTCCCCGTGGTGGGCGGGAAGCCTGGAGCGGGGACAGCTGCTCCGCCCCGGGGCCTCTccccccctttccccctcccctccctccccgctccccttccctccccccttcccttccctcccccctgccccctccctctcctgcccccgtGGTAGGCGGGAAGCCTGGCGCGGGGACAGCTGCTCCGCCCCGGGGCCTCTccccccctttccccctcccctccctccccccctcccccctcccctccctcccccctgccccctccccctccctctcctccccctgtgGTGGGCGGGAAGCCTGGCGCGGGGACAGCTGCTCCGCCCCAGGCAAGCCCGGGCCTTCCCTGAGCCGGGCCTTCCCTGAGCCGACGTTCGCGGACGAGCCTCCCGACCTCGCAGCCCCGAGTCCGGCAGCCCCGAGGCGGACTCGTCCCCTCCCTGCGGGtctgcggggccgcgggggctcTGGCCTCCTGCTGGGTGGCGGGGACGCCGAGGGCGGGGGCGATGAGGGCTCGGGCTGCTTCCTCAGGTGACACAGGCCGCGGCGGTAAATTGTAGGATTTACGACTCAGGGTCATGAAACACTTGTGATCTTGAAACTCCCGTTGAAACGCATTGAAAATGGGGGCAACTACCCAGAGTTAACAGACCGAGCGTCCTCAGGCACCAGGCCATGCTGTGATGCGAGTAACAGGGGTGCGGGCCTACGAGGCCGGCGAGGGATGCCCAGCCTCGGTTTTTCtccttctgggggaaaaaaaggaaaagaacagctTTTTACTATATGTCACTTTTCTTCACAACAGGATAGGTATGAATCCCTTAGGTCGACACCCAGCTCTGAGACGTACACTAGTCTACAATACCGTTTCCCTCTCGCCGTCCTAAAGCTCCTTCTCAAGGTGCCACCCTGTTCTAGCAAGTAGAGTCCTAAACAGTTACCCTTGCCGATCCCAGGGCAGATAAGTAGCTGTTCTGGCAACAAATAGATTAAATATTTGATAGGTTAATAACATTAGATGACAAATAGGTTAAATATGCaggggtatttttttcttttaaagattttatgtatttattcatgacacacagagagaggcagagacccaggcagagggagaagcaggctctgggcagggagcccgacacaggactcgatcccgggaccccaggatcacaccctgggctgaaggcagggaccaacccactgagccacccagggatcccctggggtaTTTTTAGCATCTGGTTGTGTAGCTTCAGCCAAGGAGGTACTTTTTCACCTTTCAGAGAAAGTACCTCTTCGTTAGTAAAATGAAAGGAAACTGCCCTTTCAATGCGTCATTCTACATACTAAGGTATCAGGTTAACGAGAGTGGTTAACAGATACATTTTTGTTTCGTTGCATATCTTAATAAGCGAAACATGAGTTTTAGGAGAATTTTTATTCGTATTTTATTTCTGCAAGACTTTGCAAATACATGAGCTGACTGTCAGCCAGGAACTGCGGATTGTTTGTCCCTAACCTGTGTTACTGTGAGTAACCACCGACGTTAAGTTTCCTCTCTGGGCTTCTCAGAGTTGCCTACCTGTAATCCTCACAAGTCTTCCTTTCTGAGTTTGCCCGATACAGACCGACTGCTTTCTCGTGGCTCCTGCTTGCTGCCCATGCCCGCCTTGGAGAAACTCCACCATCAGCTCCTCTTCTCTGTTGGCAGGACTGCATCACTGTTAGGCACTGAAATAAGTTATTGCCAAGTGTCTCCATAGCCTTATATTAATGCACTTTAGCATCACCCCATCATGACCACATAGTTAGCACTAAAGGATGAAACCTGAGAAGGTAATACAGAGCCCTGCACTTCTTTCTGCCTCATATTTTACAGGCACCACTCTACCTCAGGGCTTCTCTTGGAAAAGTATAGGCATACACTCATTTTCTGTTAACACACTTGAGGCAGGTGGTCCTTTCAAAATgacagtaataaaagaaaacaaaagagacatAAATGTGAACAATGTAAGTCTGGCGCACCCTGTGTAGGTTACTGAACCTGGGATGCGTCAGCTCCCAGGATTTGTGGTCCCATCTTTTGTAAGTTGGCTACACTATCCCCAAAAGGTGATTGTTTTCCCGGGAGCTTTACTAGGGCTGTTTAGGTTAAATCTCTAAGTACTACTATGGGGTAGTCTTTTATTAGATGTTTAATGTTCTAGAGAAACTTCTAGTGAGGCTGCACTACCTACCTGTTGATGTCAGTCAATTCATCTTCCTTAGCTTTTAAGTATCTTAAACCCCAAAAGCGAGGGAATTACCCAAAGTCACATCACTGATATAGTTTATGATAGAAAacgtcctgaaaaaaaaaaaaaaaaaaaaagtcctgagaTTTTGGAGTCCGTCGGGTAAAAACATAGAATAAGGCCTTAACCATGTTTTCAACACTGGAAGGCCTTTTTCTACCATCAGGGTTATTGGTGAATGTTTGAAATTTGCCAAAGGCACAGCCTTATTAGaggattttcttaatttgaaaggTAGAACAAAGTATACATATGTTCCTTTttcaattaatcttttaaaatgaatgtattGAAACAGCTATGGAGATTCATAGGACAGATTTTCCCAGGATACCAATACACAGAATGTAGGACAtcctaaaggaaaaaatgtttaccATGATTTGAGGGTCAGTGTGTATTTACTATTTCTTTAATGTGGATTTATGAGGAGGAAGAGATACAGAAGAATACTAAAAGAATAATCAATTAGTAGGTAAATGAAGTCAGCCAATCCActagggaggaaaggaggaagggaaaaggagaacTCATTAATGGTAGGCAAAGCCATTCTATAGATGGTAAAGATTGTACCATGTAAGAGAAATGCTACGGCATGTTCCCTGTCTTAATTTCATGTCTCTTGATCTTGGCACTAGTCTTCCCTGACCCCTGTCCTGGAACTGAATATGTGCAATTTTACCCACAGCTTCCGTGGGACTGAATGAAGACCAGAAAGAATTTCAGAAAGTGGCCTTTGACTTTGCTGCCCGGGAGATGGCTCCAAATATGGCAGAGTGGGACCAGAAGGTGGGCGTTTTCCTTGTGACTAGATGTTCCAACAAATGCCTCCCTTCGTGACCCTTTGTCTTCATCTCCCATGTAGTCCTAATTGTTTGGTATTTATTCTCCTTGTGCAACTCTCTTACTGCAAATGAGAGTTCTAGTAGTGCTGTGATTCCTTTCCTCATCTCGTAGAGACTAGTTTTGAGtttgtctttccttttaaatCATACAAAGATGTAGACACTCCTAAAACCAAGGCAGTTCTCttgataataaaaagaaactttaatgGTAGAAAAACCAGTGCTTATAGACAGCGTTCTAACTGCTACTGTAGATAACAAATAGCCCATTAAGTTAAGAGAATATACACTCTCCCAAATGCAAACATCTTAATCCCTCGTTGTGCCCTTCAAAGCTAGGTCCATCTGTGAATCACTAACGTCCATGTTGTCTTTTGTACGTAGGAGTTGTTCCCAGTGGACGCAATGCGGAAAGCTGCTCAGCTAGGCTTCGGGGGAGTCTATGTACGAACAGATGTAGGTGGGTCTGGCCTGTCACGGCTTGATACGTCTGTTATCTTTGAGGCCTTGGCGACAGGCTGCACCAGCACCACGGCCTATATTAGCATCCACAAGTGAGTGCCAAAGCTTGGTAAGCACAGTGAAGTACTTGTACAGGTTAACTGggaaatttcagataaataggGAAAAGTTCATCTTTTCAAGTTGATTGCCATTGAGGAGCCTCTATCTCAAAAAATGagggggagggatgcctgggtggcttggctcagttggttaagcacccagctcttgattttaggtcaggtcatgatctcagggttatgggattgagccctgcattgggctccacactggacatggaccCTGTTTGGGTCCCTCTGCTCCCTACCTCGCTCACCCGCACATGcacttgctcgtgctctctctccctctctctctctcaaaaaaagaaaaaagttcactCTAATTTGCTGctgcctcttggacttgaatcTGCCATCATATGTTGCATAGCAAATGAGGTGTGCCCACCTTCTCCCAAATCCTAGATTGAGCTAGAAGCAAACAGACTTCTCTAGGAGAGTAGTCATGGTCCTGTTCCCATCTTCCTCAACCCACAGATGAAGCCTCCAGAAATTTGTCAAAGTACATATAAGTCTTTGATTTTTAGGGAACTCATCTTACCTAGAAGTAGAGTGAACATCCAAGTGAGAAACACCCTGGCCCTGGGTAGTACTGTTCCGGGAATATGATGTAACTGAGGCCTTTCCTTTAAAGTCGAATCTTCTCAGTGGTGACTCCTCTCTTCccactctctctcctgcttcGCTGCTGGTGTTTCCCGTCCCCATCAGATGTCCTTTTCTCCATATTAACTCTgtcattgtcttttcttctcGGTGTACCTGTCAGCATGTGTGTCTGGATGATAGATACCTTCGGAAATGAGGAACAGAGGCACAGGTTTTGCCCACCGCTCTGTACCATGGAGAAGTTTGCCTCCTACTGCCTCACTGAACCAGGTGCGTTTGCCACCCTGCCGGTAAGACCTAGCAGGGGATGCTGCTCAGGTGAAATCACCGCGCACTATCTGGTCCCCCTGACACATAGAACCCTTGTTTACCACGAAGTCTGGTTGTGCAGTAACAACCATGGCCTGTAGTCAGCTAGCATACGAGGGTTCGAGGGCAGTCTCTGGCCTGGGAGATGGACAGTGGTCCAATTGCTGTCCACAGTTTTCACCAAACACCGAGTTCCTCTGgcagtctgctttttttttttttttttttttaagatttatttatttatgataggcacagagagagagacacagaggcagaggcagagacccacaggcagagagagaagcaggctccatgccaggagcccgatgcgggacttgatcccgggactccaagatcgcgtcctgggccaaaggcaggcgccaaaccgctgagccacccagggatcccccagtctgcGTTTTAAAGTATGAAATGCTAGGCTTTTGGTTGTAAGTGATTTCCTTGGAAGTGGAACCGTGCTGGGACTCCTGTATCTTCACTGACTTTCTGTCCCACCCTCTCTGCCTTAGGAAGTGGCAGTGATGCTGCCTCCCTTTTGACCTCAGCAAAACGACAAGGAGATCATTACATCCTCAATGGCTCCAAGGTACCAGCATGCCCACCCTACAGAACCATCTGGAGATTGTTCCCATCTTCCTGCAGACATTGCCGGGATCCTTGCTATCTGCGAATTAATATTTCCTAGGAGTTTTACACGTTGGGTAGAGAACCTCAGACCTATTTCCCTTTATTTACCTTCACTTTGTCTTCTGCTCTGAGTCCAGATAATCTTGCTCATTTAGTCTCATCAGCCAGATCCCTGATTCCCCAGGTAGCACAGGTTCTTTCTCCCCTCCTTCATTTCTCCGTGCCAGCATGCCTCTTCATGTCCTACCGTCGGGGGGACTCTGGTAGTTTTCCCAGGTGTTAGGCTCCAGGGTGTGTGTCCTGATCCCGGTGCACCTCTCTCCAACCCCCAGGCCTTCATCAGTGGTGGGGGTGAATCAGACATCTATGTGGTCATGTGCCGAACAGGAGGACCAGGCCCAAAAGGCATCTCCTGTGTAGTTGTAGAGAAGGGGACCCCTGGCCTCAGCTTcggcaagaaggaaaaaaaggtgaGTGACTGTTGGACACGAAACAGTTCAAGTTAAAACCATTCAAGAGTCTGCCACCTGCCAGACCAATCTCTGTTCTGTTTTGGGGAATAGGTTACGTACTTGCTAACTTGTCTTGGGGGCAGTTGTTTCTATTAGGATTTCGACAGGAGTGTATGGAATAGAATAGGGTGTGGCTGAAGGAATAACTCACCACTGGGAAAAATGTCAGAGTTCACCAGTAGGTTTTATAAACTGCCTGTCGTTTTAGCACGAGGGATTTCTCTGACATCTGTCCCAACTCCACTGCTGACCTGTTTCTTATCCAGCTTCTTATTTTGGCACACTCTTTTATCCCAGGAGGAAATACTTACAGATCCGGGGGTGACTAGAAATTTCAAGAAGGGAAAGTGTATAggccacttttctttctttaaataaaaataagaggggatccctgggtggcgcagcggtttagcgcctgcctttggcccagggcgcgatcctggagacccgggatcgaatcccacgtcaggctcccggtgcatggagcctgcttctccttctgcctgtgtctctgcgcctctctctctctctctctctctgtgtaactatcataaataaataaaaatttaaaaaaaaaaaataaataaataaataaataaataaataaataaataaataaataaataaataaataaaaataagatagaacTCCCTGGAGATGATCTTGGGTTTCAGTAATGTAAGAGGGAGAGTATTTCTGTAGGGGCTTTGAAAAGACATTCTTAGGATTAAGAAATCCTGTAGCCAGATGGTGAGTCGTAGAACTGGGATCGCATAGCTGTAGCTGGCCGTGTGGTGAGACCCCTTCGGATGTGTTAGGCCAGGGCCCGGAAGCACCCTCCACCTCCAATAGGTACTGTTAGAGCTAGGATCGGGGGAGAGGTCGGTAATAAAACGAGCCCTAAATATGCTTCTCTGTTCATCGCTCCTAGagagtttatttatttccctCACGAGCTTTCCTGATACTTTATGAACTGCCAAAGAGTTAGAGGCTTTAGTGCCCCTTCTCTTTTTTAGTATAGTAAGTTTTTACTGAATTGCTACCATGTGCAAAGCCTGATGCTGGCTCCTGGGGTGGaggaggatacaaaagtcgttccTAAGCTTATCTGGAATGGTAAGACACACGCAGTCTTACCTGTATAAGGTGTGCAAGCTGTGTAGATGGTATGTAACTTGTATATGGGATATATAAGATACACAGCTGCGAGGAATGTCTGTATTGGGTCCTGCAATGTGGGCTGACCTACACAGCCTGACATAGAATTTTACAGGATCGAGTTTTACCGATTCAGTTTGTTTGTGCTTGTAAAGACAGTGACGATTAGTTCAACACGCGGGGGTGGTGTCCACCTCAGTATTTGTGGTATCTGCGACAGAATGCCGAGGCTGTCAAGTTTCACGCCTACAGAAAACCTGCAAATAAGTTGCAGAAACAgtgtatcttttcttcctttcgttcttgggttttctctcccttttaaGTGTAtacatcttcttcctttttcgatttatttaattattagttttgcgttacatattttttaatgtgaggGTAATTTGGAAGGATATCTCTGTATTCATTCTGCGGGTGATGAGTGCCCAATATGTGCCAAGCATTTGTAAACAGTAGGGGAAGAGCAGTGAACAAAGGCAAGCTCTGTCCTCCTGGAATTCACCTTTCAGCAAGCAGGGACAGGGAACAGACCTGTGAATAAGCAAGGTACCTTCTGGTAGTTTTCTGTGCTACGAGAGACATAAAACAGGTTGATAGGACACTGGCTGAGGGAGCTTGAAAGCTTCTGTAATAGGGCTGGACCCTCAGAGGTTATGACTTTTGAGATGAGATCCAGAGTATTAGAAGAAACAACCATAAGACCAATTCTGGGCAGAGACAACAGTGGATCGCCTGTTTGGGAAGCCAAAGAAACATTCAGTATGGCCCTAAGGTTAGTGAGCAAAGAAGAGAATGGTGTGGGATGGAATtggaaaggcaggcaggggctTGCAGGCTGAAGTGGAGAGTCACTGCCCTGAATGCCACGCTGTTTGGGCAGCCATACAGTCCCTGATTTTTGCCAGGTGGGGTGGAACTCACAGCCAACCCGCGCGGTGATCTTTGAAGACTGTGCAGTGCCTGTGGCCAACAGAATTGGAAACGAGGGACAGGGCTTCATCATTGCCATGAAAGGACTGAATGGAGGAAGGATCAATGTTGGTGAGAACACAACAGGATGAGGCAGGAAGGTAGCTGGCGGGCACTAGCAGCACTGCCTGGCTCTGTTGAAATGTTGGCGCTCTTCCTTTCCAGCTTCCTGCTCGTTAGGAGCTGCTCATGCTTCAGTCGTCCTCACGCGAGACTACCTCAGTGTTCGGAAGCAGTTTGGAGAGCCTCTGGCCAATAACCAGGTCATTTCCCAGATGCCCCTGCATGAGACCTGCTCTGTGGCCCACATTCTCTAGGAGGGTGAGGCTGTGGGTTCTCACTGGACTTCTGCCCCCACCTTAGAACTTGTGTTCTAATTTTATCAGTAATCGTTTTCAGGAGGTGATATCGAAGTGCAGGGCAAGGGAAGTGTGCTTAGAGCTCACAAGGCAGTACATTTTCTCTGTAGAAGAGGCAGAGACTTTGAAGCTTGGGGTCACTTAGAAAAGGTACCTCGTGAGAGATGTCTTATAGAGGGCCCCAGATCAGGTGCTGGTCTAAGCCTGTCTGTCTTGTCCGGTTCTCTCCTCCCCTGTTGCTGCAGTACCTGCAATTCAAACTGGCTGATATGGCAACAAGGCTGGTGGCCTCCCGGCTGATAATCCGCAATGCAGCAGTGGCCCTGCAGGAGGAGCGAGAAGATGCAGTGGCCCTGTGCTCCATGGCCAAGCTCTTCGCTACAGATGAATGCTTTGCTGTGCGTGATGATCCCCCCTGGCTGTCTTGGGTAGACAAGGAGCAGCTGCTAGTCCAGGGATGTTGAGAGCCGTTAGTCTACTCCTGGGATGCTGCAGACATTGCCTTGGGGCTTAAGGATACCGTGCACTCATGAGACGCCTGCTTGGGA
This region includes:
- the ACAD8 gene encoding isobutyryl-CoA dehydrogenase, mitochondrial isoform X3, with product MAPNMAEWDQKELFPVDAMRKAAQLGFGGVYVRTDVGGSGLSRLDTSVIFEALATGCTSTTAYISIHNMCVWMIDTFGNEEQRHRFCPPLCTMEKFASYCLTEPGSGSDAASLLTSAKRQGDHYILNGSKAFISGGGESDIYVVMCRTGGPGPKGISCVVVEKGTPGLSFGKKEKKVGWNSQPTRAVIFEDCAVPVANRIGNEGQGFIIAMKGLNGGRINVASCSLGAAHASVVLTRDYLSVRKQFGEPLANNQYLQFKLADMATRLVASRLIIRNAAVALQEEREDAVALCSMAKLFATDECFAICNQALQMHGGYGYLKDYAVQQYVRDSRVHQILEGSVCGCRTEHSPGSQEALHCHRGQQRSDEDADLSKPV
- the ACAD8 gene encoding isobutyryl-CoA dehydrogenase, mitochondrial isoform X4, which gives rise to MRVTGVRAYEAGEGCPASVFLLLGEKKEKNSFLLYVTFLHNRIASVGLNEDQKEFQKVAFDFAAREMAPNMAEWDQKELFPVDAMRKAAQLGFGGVYVRTDVGGSGLSRLDTSVIFEALATGCTSTTAYISIHNMCVWMIDTFGNEEQRHRFCPPLCTMEKFASYCLTEPGSGSDAASLLTSAKRQGDHYILNGSKAFISGGGESDIYVVMCRTGGPGPKGISCVVVEKGTPGLSFGKKEKKYLQFKLADMATRLVASRLIIRNAAVALQEEREDAVALCSMAKLFATDECFAICNQALQMHGGYGYLKDYAVQQYVRDSRVHQILEGSVCGCRTEHSPGSQEALHCHRGQQRSDEDADLSKPV
- the ACAD8 gene encoding isobutyryl-CoA dehydrogenase, mitochondrial isoform X1; this encodes MRVTGVRAYEAGEGCPASVFLLLGEKKEKNSFLLYVTFLHNRIASVGLNEDQKEFQKVAFDFAAREMAPNMAEWDQKELFPVDAMRKAAQLGFGGVYVRTDVGGSGLSRLDTSVIFEALATGCTSTTAYISIHNMCVWMIDTFGNEEQRHRFCPPLCTMEKFASYCLTEPGSGSDAASLLTSAKRQGDHYILNGSKAFISGGGESDIYVVMCRTGGPGPKGISCVVVEKGTPGLSFGKKEKKVGWNSQPTRAVIFEDCAVPVANRIGNEGQGFIIAMKGLNGGRINVASCSLGAAHASVVLTRDYLSVRKQFGEPLANNQYLQFKLADMATRLVASRLIIRNAAVALQEEREDAVALCSMAKLFATDECFAICNQALQMHGGYGYLKDYAVQQYVRDSRVHQILEGSNEVMRMLISRSLFEE
- the ACAD8 gene encoding isobutyryl-CoA dehydrogenase, mitochondrial isoform X2; translation: MLRSGCRRLGGWLHGAARARARGGRRGWASCIDPSVGLNEDQKEFQKVAFDFAAREMAPNMAEWDQKELFPVDAMRKAAQLGFGGVYVRTDVGGSGLSRLDTSVIFEALATGCTSTTAYISIHNMCVWMIDTFGNEEQRHRFCPPLCTMEKFASYCLTEPGSGSDAASLLTSAKRQGDHYILNGSKAFISGGGESDIYVVMCRTGGPGPKGISCVVVEKGTPGLSFGKKEKKVGWNSQPTRAVIFEDCAVPVANRIGNEGQGFIIAMKGLNGGRINVASCSLGAAHASVVLTRDYLSVRKQFGEPLANNQYLQFKLADMATRLVASRLIIRNAAVALQEEREDAVALCSMAKLFATDECFAICNQALQMHGGYGYLKDYAVQQYVRDSRVHQILEGSNEVMRMLISRSLFEE